One region of Mus musculus strain C57BL/6J chromosome 3, GRCm38.p6 C57BL/6J genomic DNA includes:
- the Adgrl2 gene encoding adhesion G protein-coupled receptor L2 isoform X13: MVSSGCRMRSLWFIIIISFSPSTEGFSRAALPFGLVRRELSCEGYSIDLRCPGSDVIMIESANYGRTDDKICDADPFQMENTDCYLPDAFKIMTQRCNNRTQCIVVTGSDVFPDPCPGTYKYLEVQYECVPYIFVCPGTLKAIVDSPCIYEAEQKSGAWCKDPLQAADKIYFMPWTPYRTDTLIEYASLEDFQNSRQTTTYKLPNRVDGTGFVVYDGAVFFNKERTRNIVKFDLRTRIKSGEAIINYANYHDTSPYRWGGKTDIDLAVDENGLWVIYATEQNNGMIVISQLNPYTLRFEATWETAYDKRAASNAFMICGVLYVVRSVYQDNESEAGKNTIDYIYNTRLSRGEYVDVPFPNQYQYIAAVDYNPRDNQLYVWNNNFILRYSLEFGPPDPAQVPTTAVTITSSAELFKTTISTTSSASQRGPVSSTAAGPQDGSRGTKPPPAVSTTKIPPVTNIFPLPERFCEALDWKGIKWPQTQRGMMVERPCPKGTRGTASYLCMASTGTWNPKGPDLSNCTSHWVNQLAQKIRSGENAASLANELAKHTKGHVFAGDVSSSVRLMEQLVDILDAQLQELKPSEKDSAGRSYNKLQKREKTCRAYLKAIVDTVDNLLRAEALESWKHMNSSEQAHTATMLLDTLEEGAFVLADNLLEPTRVSMPTENIVLEVAVLSTEGQVQDFKFPLGLKGLGSSIQLSANTVKQNSRNGLAKLVFIIYRSLGQFLSTENATIKLGADLMGRNSTIAVNSPVISVSINKESSRVYLTDPVLFTLPHIDPDNYFNANCSFWNYSERTMMGYWSTQGCKLVDTNKTRTTCACSHLTNFAILMAHREIAYKDGVHHLLLTVITWVGIVVSLVCLAICIFTFCFFRGLQSDRNTIHKNLCINLFIAEFIFLIGIDKTKYTIACPVFAGLLHFFFLAAFSWMCLEGVQLYLMLVEVFESEYSRKKYYYVAGYLFPATVVGVSAAIDYKSYGTVQACWLHVDNYFIWSFIGPVTFIILLNIIFLVITLCKMVKHSNTLKPDSSRLENIKSWVLGAFALLCLLGLTWSFGLLFVNEETVVMAYLFTAFNAFQGLFIFIFHCALQKKVRKEYGKCFRHWYCCGGLPTESPHSSVKASTTRTSARYSSGTQSRIRRMWNDTVRKQSESSFISGDINSTSTLNQGMTGNYLLTNPLLRPHGTNNPYNTLLAETVVCNAPSAPAFNSPGHSLNNARDTSAMDTLPLNGNFNNSYSLRKADYHDGVQVVDCGLSLNDTAFEKMIISELVHNNLRGGNKTHNLELKLPVKPVIGGSSSEDDAIVADASSLMHGDNPGLEFRHKELEAPLIPQRTHSLLYQPQKKVKPEATDSYVSQLTAEADDHLQSPNRDSLYTSMPNLRDSPYPESSPDMAEDLSPSRRSENEDIYYKSMPNLGAGRHLHMCYQISRGNSDGYIIPINKEGCIPEGDVREGQMQLVTSL, encoded by the exons TCTTTGTGTGTCCTGGAACCTTGAAAGCAATTGTGGACTCACCATGTATATATGAAGCTGAGCAGAAGTCAGGGGCTTGGTGCAAGGACCCCCTTCAGGCTGcagataaaatttattttatgcccTGGACTCCCTACCGCACCGATACGTTAATAGAATATGCCTCTTTAGAAGATTTTCAAAACAGCCGCCAGACAACAACATACAAACTTCCAAACCGAGTAGACGGTACTGGATTTGTGGTGTATGATGGAGCCGTCTTCTTTAACAAGGAAAGAACCAGAAACATTGTTAAGTTTGACTTGAGGACTAGAATCAAGAGCGGCGAGGCTATCATCAACTATGCCAACTACCACGATACGTCACCCTACAGATGGGGTGGGAAGACAGACATTGACCTCGCAGTGGATGAGAACGGCTTATGGGTCATTTATGCCACGGAGCAGAACAATGGAATGATCGTGATCAGCCAGCTCAACCCTTACACTCTTCGATTCGAGGCAACCTGGGAGACAGCGTATGACAAGCGTGCGGCGTCCAATGCTTTCATGATATGTGGGGTTCTCTATGTGGTCAGGTCAGTGTACCAAGACAATGAAAGCGAAGCAGGCAAGAACACCATTGACTACATCTACAACACGCGACTAAGCCGGGGCGAGTACGTGGACGTTCCTTTTCCCAACCAGTACCAGTATATTGCTGCAGTGGATTATAATCCAAGAGACAACCAACTCTACGTATGGAACAATAACTTCATTTTACGGTATTCCCTGGAGTTTGGTCCTCCTGACCCTGCCCAAG TGCCTACCACAGCTGTGACAATAACTTCTTCAGCTGAGCTGTTCAAAACCACAATATCCACCACGAGCAGTGCCTCCCAGCGAGGCCCCGTGAGCAGCACTGCAGCTGGTCCTCAGGACGGAAGCAGAGGGACAAAGCCACCTCCAGCCGTCTCTACAACCAAAATTCCTCCTGTAACAAATATTTTTCCCCTGCCAGAGAGATTCTGCGAAGCGTTAGACTGGAAGGGGATAAAGTGGCCTCAGACACAAAGGGGGATGATGGTTGAGCGACCCTGTCCCAAGGGAACAAGAG GGACGGCCTCGTATCTGTGCATGGCTTCCACGGGAACATGGAACCCGAAGGGCCCTGATCTTAGCAACTGCACGTCTCACTGGGTGAACCAGCTGGCCCAGAAG ATCAGAAGTGGAGAGAATGCTGCGAGCCTGGCCAATGAACTAGCTAAGCACACCAAGGGGCATGTGTTTGCAGGGGACGTGAGCTCCTCTGTGAGGCTGATGGAACAGTTGGTGGACATCCTGGATGCTCAGCTGCAGGAGCTGAAGCCGAGTGAGAAGGATTCGGCTGGGAGGAGCTATAACAAG CTCCAAAAACGAGAGAAGACATGCAGGGCTTACCTTAAG GCAATTGTGGACACGGTAGACAACCTTCTGAGAGCTGAGGCTTTGGAATCCTGGAAACACATGAATTCTTCAGAGCAGGCGCACACAGCCACAATGTTGTTGGATACCTTGGAAGAAGGAGCATTCGTCCTAGCAGACAACCTTTTGGAACCAACCAGGGTCTCCATGCCAACAGAAAATATTG TTTTAGAAGTTGCTGTCCTCAGCACGGAAGGGCAGGTCCAAGACTTTAAATTCCCTCTGGGCTTAAAGGGGTTGGGCAGCTCCATCCAGCTCTCTGCCAACACGGTCAAACAGAACAGCAGGAATG ggcTGGCCAAGCTGGTATTCATCATTTACCGGAGCCTGGGAcaattcctaagcactgagaACGCAACCATAAAGCTGGGTGCAGACCTCATGGGTCGGAACAGCACCATTGCGGTGAACTCTCCCGTCATCTCCGTCTCCATCAATAAGGAGTCCAGCCGCGTGTACCTGACAGATCCCGTGCTTTTCACACTGCCACACATTGAT CCTGACAATTATTTCAATGCAAACTGCTCCTTCTGGAACTACTCAGAGAGAACCATGATGGGATATTGGTCTACCCAGGGCTGCAAGCTGGTTGACACTAATAAAACTCGCACAACGTGCGCTTGCAGCCACCTAACCAATTTTGCTATTCTCATGGCCCACAGGGAAATTGCG TATAAAGATGGAGTGCACCACCTGTTGCTGACAGTCATCACCTGGGTGGGCATCGTTGTCTCCCTCGTCTGCCTGGCTATCTGCATCTTCACCTTCTGTTTCTTCCGAGGGCTACAAAGTGACCGCAATACTATCCACAAGAACCTTTGTATCAACCTTTTCATTgctgaatttatttttctcatcggCATCGATAAGACAAAATACACG ATTGCATGCCCCGTGTTCGCAGGGCTTCTTCACTTTTTCTTCCTGGCTGCTTTTTCCTGGATGTGCCTGGAAGGTGTGCAGCTCTACCTAATGTTGGTTGAGGTTTTCGAGAGCGAatattcaaggaagaaatattacTATGTCGCTGGGTACCTGTTCCCGGCCACAGTGGTCGGCGTCTCAGCAGCCATTGACTACAAGAGTTACGGGACAGTCCAGGC TTGCTGGCTTCACGTTGATAACTATTTCATATGGAGTTTCATCGGGCCTGTTACTTTCATTATTCTG CTAAATATTATTTTCCTGGTGATCACGCTGTGCAAAATGGTGAAACATTCAAACACTCTGAAACCAGATTCTAGCAGGTTGGAAAACATTAA GTCTTGGGTACTTGGCGCGTTCGCCCTGCTGTGTCTCCTGGGCCTCACCTGGTCCTTTGGGTTGCTTTTTGTTAACGAGGAGACTGTTGTCATGGCGTATCTCTTCACCGCCTTTAATGCTTTCCAGGGACTCTTCATTTTCATCTTCCACTGTGCTCTTCAAAAGAAA GTACGAAAAGAGTATGGCAAGTGCTTCAGACACTGGTACTGCTGTGGCGGCCTCCCGACCGAGAGCCCGCACAGCTCTGTGAAGGCATCCACCACCCGCACCAGTGCTCGGTACTCCTCTGGCACACAG AGCCGTATAAGAAGGATGTGGAATGACACCGTGAGGAAGCAGTCTGAATCGTCTTTTATCTCAGGTGACATCAATAGCACTTCTACCCTTAACCAAG GGATGACTGGCAATTACCTACTAACAAACCCTCTTCTCCGGCCCCACGGCACTAACAACCCCTATAACACCCTGCTCGCTGAAACAGTTGTATGCAatgccccttcagctcctgcgtTTAACTCGCCAG GACATTCACTGAACAATGCCCGGGACACAAGTGCCATGGATACTCTACCGCTAAATGGTAACTTCAACAACAGCTATTCCCTGCGCAAGGCGGACTACCACGACGGCGTGCAGGTCGTGGACTGTGGACTAAGTCTGAACGACACCGCGTTTGAGAAAATGATCATTTCAGAGTTAGTGCACAACAACCTCCGGGGCGGCAACAAAACCCACAACTTGGAGCTCAAGCTCCCGGTTAAACCGGTGATTGGCGGCAGCAGCAGTGAAGATGACGCGATTGTGGCTGACGCCTCATCTTTGATGCATGGTGACAACCCAGGGCTGGAGTTCCGCCACAAAGAGCTGGAGGCGCCGCTCATCCCCCAGCGGACTCACTCGCTTCTGTACCAACCCCAGAAAAAAGTGAAGCCGGAGGCAACAGACAGCTACGTCTCCCAGCTGACGGCCGAGGCCGACGACCACCTCCAGTCCCCCAACAGAGACTCTCTGTACACGAGCATGCCCAACCTAAGAGACTCTCCCTACCCGGAGAGCAGCCCAGACATGGCAGAGGACCTGTCTCCCTCCAGGAGGAGTGAGAACGAGGACATTTACTATAAAAGTATGCCCAACCTTGGAGCTGGCCGCCATCTCCACATGTGCTACCAGATCAGCAGGGGCAATAGCGATGGTTACATCATCCCCATTAACAAAGAAGGGTGCATCCCTGAGGGGGACGTCCGGGAAGGACAGATGCAGCTGGTGACAAGTCTTTAA
- the Adgrl2 gene encoding adhesion G protein-coupled receptor L2 isoform X5, translating into MVSSGCRMRSLWFIIIISFSPSTEGFSRAALPFGLVRRELSCEGYSIDLRCPGSDVIMIESANYGRTDDKICDADPFQMENTDCYLPDAFKIMTQRCNNRTQCIVVTGSDVFPDPCPGTYKYLEVQYECVPYMEQKVFVCPGTLKAIVDSPCIYEAEQKSGAWCKDPLQAADKIYFMPWTPYRTDTLIEYASLEDFQNSRQTTTYKLPNRVDGTGFVVYDGAVFFNKERTRNIVKFDLRTRIKSGEAIINYANYHDTSPYRWGGKTDIDLAVDENGLWVIYATEQNNGMIVISQLNPYTLRFEATWETAYDKRAASNAFMICGVLYVVRSVYQDNESEAGKNTIDYIYNTRLSRGEYVDVPFPNQYQYIAAVDYNPRDNQLYVWNNNFILRYSLEFGPPDPAQVPTTAVTITSSAELFKTTISTTSSASQRGPVSSTAAGPQDGSRGTKPPPAVSTTKIPPVTNIFPLPERFCEALDWKGIKWPQTQRGMMVERPCPKGTRGTASYLCMASTGTWNPKGPDLSNCTSHWVNQLAQKIRSGENAASLANELAKHTKGHVFAGDVSSSVRLMEQLVDILDAQLQELKPSEKDSAGRSYNKLQKREKTCRAYLKAIVDTVDNLLRAEALESWKHMNSSEQAHTATMLLDTLEEGAFVLADNLLEPTRVSMPTENIVLEVAVLSTEGQVQDFKFPLGLKGLGSSIQLSANTVKQNSRNGLAKLVFIIYRSLGQFLSTENATIKLGADLMGRNSTIAVNSPVISVSINKESSRVYLTDPVLFTLPHIDPDNYFNANCSFWNYSERTMMGYWSTQGCKLVDTNKTRTTCACSHLTNFAILMAHREIAYKDGVHHLLLTVITWVGIVVSLVCLAICIFTFCFFRGLQSDRNTIHKNLCINLFIAEFIFLIGIDKTKYTIACPVFAGLLHFFFLAAFSWMCLEGVQLYLMLVEVFESEYSRKKYYYVAGYLFPATVVGVSAAIDYKSYGTVQACWLHVDNYFIWSFIGPVTFIILLNIIFLVITLCKMVKHSNTLKPDSSRLENINNYRVCDGYYNTDLPGYEDNKPFIKSWVLGAFALLCLLGLTWSFGLLFVNEETVVMAYLFTAFNAFQGLFIFIFHCALQKKVRKEYGKCFRHWYCCGGLPTESPHSSVKASTTRTSARYSSGTQSRIRRMWNDTVRKQSESSFISGMTGNYLLTNPLLRPHGTNNPYNTLLAETVVCNAPSAPAFNSPATYRETRHSLNNARDTSAMDTLPLNGNFNNSYSLRKADYHDGVQVVDCGLSLNDTAFEKMIISELVHNNLRGGNKTHNLELKLPVKPVIGGSSSEDDAIVADASSLMHGDNPGLEFRHKELEAPLIPQRTHSLLYQPQKKVKPEATDSYVSQLTAEADDHLQSPNRDSLYTSMPNLRDSPYPESSPDMAEDLSPSRRSENEDIYYKSMPNLGAGRHLHMCYQISRGNSDGYIIPINKEGCIPEGDVREGQMQLVTSL; encoded by the exons TGGAGCAAAAAG TCTTTGTGTGTCCTGGAACCTTGAAAGCAATTGTGGACTCACCATGTATATATGAAGCTGAGCAGAAGTCAGGGGCTTGGTGCAAGGACCCCCTTCAGGCTGcagataaaatttattttatgcccTGGACTCCCTACCGCACCGATACGTTAATAGAATATGCCTCTTTAGAAGATTTTCAAAACAGCCGCCAGACAACAACATACAAACTTCCAAACCGAGTAGACGGTACTGGATTTGTGGTGTATGATGGAGCCGTCTTCTTTAACAAGGAAAGAACCAGAAACATTGTTAAGTTTGACTTGAGGACTAGAATCAAGAGCGGCGAGGCTATCATCAACTATGCCAACTACCACGATACGTCACCCTACAGATGGGGTGGGAAGACAGACATTGACCTCGCAGTGGATGAGAACGGCTTATGGGTCATTTATGCCACGGAGCAGAACAATGGAATGATCGTGATCAGCCAGCTCAACCCTTACACTCTTCGATTCGAGGCAACCTGGGAGACAGCGTATGACAAGCGTGCGGCGTCCAATGCTTTCATGATATGTGGGGTTCTCTATGTGGTCAGGTCAGTGTACCAAGACAATGAAAGCGAAGCAGGCAAGAACACCATTGACTACATCTACAACACGCGACTAAGCCGGGGCGAGTACGTGGACGTTCCTTTTCCCAACCAGTACCAGTATATTGCTGCAGTGGATTATAATCCAAGAGACAACCAACTCTACGTATGGAACAATAACTTCATTTTACGGTATTCCCTGGAGTTTGGTCCTCCTGACCCTGCCCAAG TGCCTACCACAGCTGTGACAATAACTTCTTCAGCTGAGCTGTTCAAAACCACAATATCCACCACGAGCAGTGCCTCCCAGCGAGGCCCCGTGAGCAGCACTGCAGCTGGTCCTCAGGACGGAAGCAGAGGGACAAAGCCACCTCCAGCCGTCTCTACAACCAAAATTCCTCCTGTAACAAATATTTTTCCCCTGCCAGAGAGATTCTGCGAAGCGTTAGACTGGAAGGGGATAAAGTGGCCTCAGACACAAAGGGGGATGATGGTTGAGCGACCCTGTCCCAAGGGAACAAGAG GGACGGCCTCGTATCTGTGCATGGCTTCCACGGGAACATGGAACCCGAAGGGCCCTGATCTTAGCAACTGCACGTCTCACTGGGTGAACCAGCTGGCCCAGAAG ATCAGAAGTGGAGAGAATGCTGCGAGCCTGGCCAATGAACTAGCTAAGCACACCAAGGGGCATGTGTTTGCAGGGGACGTGAGCTCCTCTGTGAGGCTGATGGAACAGTTGGTGGACATCCTGGATGCTCAGCTGCAGGAGCTGAAGCCGAGTGAGAAGGATTCGGCTGGGAGGAGCTATAACAAG CTCCAAAAACGAGAGAAGACATGCAGGGCTTACCTTAAG GCAATTGTGGACACGGTAGACAACCTTCTGAGAGCTGAGGCTTTGGAATCCTGGAAACACATGAATTCTTCAGAGCAGGCGCACACAGCCACAATGTTGTTGGATACCTTGGAAGAAGGAGCATTCGTCCTAGCAGACAACCTTTTGGAACCAACCAGGGTCTCCATGCCAACAGAAAATATTG TTTTAGAAGTTGCTGTCCTCAGCACGGAAGGGCAGGTCCAAGACTTTAAATTCCCTCTGGGCTTAAAGGGGTTGGGCAGCTCCATCCAGCTCTCTGCCAACACGGTCAAACAGAACAGCAGGAATG ggcTGGCCAAGCTGGTATTCATCATTTACCGGAGCCTGGGAcaattcctaagcactgagaACGCAACCATAAAGCTGGGTGCAGACCTCATGGGTCGGAACAGCACCATTGCGGTGAACTCTCCCGTCATCTCCGTCTCCATCAATAAGGAGTCCAGCCGCGTGTACCTGACAGATCCCGTGCTTTTCACACTGCCACACATTGAT CCTGACAATTATTTCAATGCAAACTGCTCCTTCTGGAACTACTCAGAGAGAACCATGATGGGATATTGGTCTACCCAGGGCTGCAAGCTGGTTGACACTAATAAAACTCGCACAACGTGCGCTTGCAGCCACCTAACCAATTTTGCTATTCTCATGGCCCACAGGGAAATTGCG TATAAAGATGGAGTGCACCACCTGTTGCTGACAGTCATCACCTGGGTGGGCATCGTTGTCTCCCTCGTCTGCCTGGCTATCTGCATCTTCACCTTCTGTTTCTTCCGAGGGCTACAAAGTGACCGCAATACTATCCACAAGAACCTTTGTATCAACCTTTTCATTgctgaatttatttttctcatcggCATCGATAAGACAAAATACACG ATTGCATGCCCCGTGTTCGCAGGGCTTCTTCACTTTTTCTTCCTGGCTGCTTTTTCCTGGATGTGCCTGGAAGGTGTGCAGCTCTACCTAATGTTGGTTGAGGTTTTCGAGAGCGAatattcaaggaagaaatattacTATGTCGCTGGGTACCTGTTCCCGGCCACAGTGGTCGGCGTCTCAGCAGCCATTGACTACAAGAGTTACGGGACAGTCCAGGC TTGCTGGCTTCACGTTGATAACTATTTCATATGGAGTTTCATCGGGCCTGTTACTTTCATTATTCTG CTAAATATTATTTTCCTGGTGATCACGCTGTGCAAAATGGTGAAACATTCAAACACTCTGAAACCAGATTCTAGCAGGTTGGAAAACATTAA TAATTACCGTGTTTGTGATGGCTACTATAATACGGACTTACCTGG CTATGAAGATAATAAGCCATTTATCAA GTCTTGGGTACTTGGCGCGTTCGCCCTGCTGTGTCTCCTGGGCCTCACCTGGTCCTTTGGGTTGCTTTTTGTTAACGAGGAGACTGTTGTCATGGCGTATCTCTTCACCGCCTTTAATGCTTTCCAGGGACTCTTCATTTTCATCTTCCACTGTGCTCTTCAAAAGAAA GTACGAAAAGAGTATGGCAAGTGCTTCAGACACTGGTACTGCTGTGGCGGCCTCCCGACCGAGAGCCCGCACAGCTCTGTGAAGGCATCCACCACCCGCACCAGTGCTCGGTACTCCTCTGGCACACAG AGCCGTATAAGAAGGATGTGGAATGACACCGTGAGGAAGCAGTCTGAATCGTCTTTTATCTCAG GGATGACTGGCAATTACCTACTAACAAACCCTCTTCTCCGGCCCCACGGCACTAACAACCCCTATAACACCCTGCTCGCTGAAACAGTTGTATGCAatgccccttcagctcctgcgtTTAACTCGCCAG CAACCTACAGAGAGACAA GACATTCACTGAACAATGCCCGGGACACAAGTGCCATGGATACTCTACCGCTAAATGGTAACTTCAACAACAGCTATTCCCTGCGCAAGGCGGACTACCACGACGGCGTGCAGGTCGTGGACTGTGGACTAAGTCTGAACGACACCGCGTTTGAGAAAATGATCATTTCAGAGTTAGTGCACAACAACCTCCGGGGCGGCAACAAAACCCACAACTTGGAGCTCAAGCTCCCGGTTAAACCGGTGATTGGCGGCAGCAGCAGTGAAGATGACGCGATTGTGGCTGACGCCTCATCTTTGATGCATGGTGACAACCCAGGGCTGGAGTTCCGCCACAAAGAGCTGGAGGCGCCGCTCATCCCCCAGCGGACTCACTCGCTTCTGTACCAACCCCAGAAAAAAGTGAAGCCGGAGGCAACAGACAGCTACGTCTCCCAGCTGACGGCCGAGGCCGACGACCACCTCCAGTCCCCCAACAGAGACTCTCTGTACACGAGCATGCCCAACCTAAGAGACTCTCCCTACCCGGAGAGCAGCCCAGACATGGCAGAGGACCTGTCTCCCTCCAGGAGGAGTGAGAACGAGGACATTTACTATAAAAGTATGCCCAACCTTGGAGCTGGCCGCCATCTCCACATGTGCTACCAGATCAGCAGGGGCAATAGCGATGGTTACATCATCCCCATTAACAAAGAAGGGTGCATCCCTGAGGGGGACGTCCGGGAAGGACAGATGCAGCTGGTGACAAGTCTTTAA